The sequence below is a genomic window from Pleurocapsa sp. PCC 7327.
TGAAGAAACTCTCTTTGGGATAGAAGAATCGTCTCTCTAGATAAATTTTGCGAAAATAGACTTATTGCTTCGCCCGATCGAGACAATAGTCAAACCCTTATCCTGCATTACTTTTGCCGATCTAAGTCCTGTTTTCTAAATCGATTAGTATAAAAAGATTATAAAACAGTCTTAACCCCTCAAGGAGTTTTCTGCTTGCGATGGCTTGATAGAGTCCAATCAATCCTTAGGATTAACTTTTATTAACTATAATATTAAAAAATATCATCGCGATTTATATTGTCAAAGGGAACAAGGTTTCCTATGCTTGATTTTAAGGGCTGATAAGTTAGCCAATCCCGTCAAGTTTTTCAACCAGCTAAGTGGAGTGGGATAGTTCAGACGTAAGGCATATCAGCGATCGGAGCTAGTAGCGGCTCGGTCCGCCGCAGCCCTAAAAGAAGCCGGAGTCGATCGTTGTCCTTCCCAAGTTGGAAAAGAAGCAAGGTAGGAATTTGTTTTTGCTTACTTATTTCAGTTTGTAAATCGGTTTAATTTGGCTTGATAAGCGAGGAAATCAAAAATGCCAATTGCAGTAGGAATGATTGAAACTCTAGGTTTTCCAGCCGTTGTAGAAGCAGCCGACGCGATGGTTAAAGCTGCCCGCGTGACTTTAGTGGGTTATGAAAAAATTGGTAGCGGTCGCGTGACGGTTATCGTTCGCGGAGATGTTTCTGAGGTGCAAGCTTCAGTCTCCGCAGGAATCGATGCAGCTAATCGCGTTAATGGCGGTCAAGTTCTCTCTACTCACATTATCGCTCGTCCCCACGAAAACCTAGAGTACGTGCTGCCAATTCGCTATACAGAAGAAGTGGAGCAGTTCCGAACGTATTAGATTTAGTCATTAGTCATTAATTATTGGTCATTCGTCCTTAGTCAAAGGATAAATGACAAACAACAAAGATTCTGGAGTAGAGATTTATGTCAATTGCAGTTGGAATGGTGGAAACCTTGGGTTTCCCAGCCGTCGTAGAAGCAGCCGACGCGATGGTTAAAGCTGCCCGCGTCACCTTAGTCGGTTATGAAAAAATCGGCAGCGGTCGGGTTACGGTAATTGTTCGAGGCGACGTTTCTGAAGTGCAGGCTTCTGTATCCGCAGGCATCCAAAATGCTAAGCGAGTCAGGGGCGGAGAAGTTCTTTCTCACCATATCATTGCTCGTCCTCATGAAAACTTGGAATACGTGCTGCCAATTCGCTATACCGAAGCAGTAGAGCAGTTTCGTGAGAGTGTTAATCCCCAACCGCTGAGAAGAGTATAGAGCAACTGAACTAGGAATGCAAATTGCTAAAGTTCGGGGCACGGTTGTTAGCACCCAAAAAACCCGCAGTCTGACGGGAATGAAGCTCTTGCTGTTGCAGTTTATCGATGCCGACGGACAACTTCTCCCTAAATATGAGGTCGCCGGAGATACGGTAGGCGCAGGGATTGATGAATGGGTGCTAGTTTCCAGAGGCGGCGCAGCCCGCATTGAGAGTGACTGCGAAAGTCGTCCGCTAGATGCAATGGTGGTTGGAATTATCGATACGATAACGGTAGAAAATCGCCTACTTTACAGCAAAAAAGACGAATATAGAAGACTGGCACTCGGCGCTCAGTGACCAATACAAGCTTGGAGTTATCGTTCTTAATTGGGAACTCCAAATCCTAACAACTGGTAATTGACAATGGGCAACTAATGTACAGACACGGACGCGATAAGAGCGCGTCTTTACCACTGATAAGTGACATTGGGAGGAATGAGTAAAAATGGTAGTCCGCACTAAGGCGGCTCCCCCGACTCCTTGGTCGAAAAGTTTAGCTGAACCGCAAATAGATGAAAGCGCCTACGTACATTCCTTCTCGAATTTGATCGGGGATGTCAAGGTCAATGCCAACGTGTTAATCGCTCCCGGAACGTCCATTCGCGCCGATGAAGGAACGCCATTTTATATCGGCGAAGGCACAAATATTCAAGATGGTGTCGTCATTCACGGTTTAGAAAAAGGACGGGTTGTCGGGGATGATGGCAGAGAGTATTCGGTCTGGATTGGCAAACAGGCATGTATTACTCACATGGCATTGATTCACGGACCAGCTTACGTCGGCGATCGCTGTTTTATCGGCTTTCGCTCGACGGTGTTTAATGCCAGAGTAGGCGAAGGCTGTATCGTTATGATGCACGCCTTGATTCAAGATGTGGAAATTCCGCCAGGAAAATACGTTCCATCGGGGGCGACGATTGTCAACCAGCAACAGGCAGATCGACTGCCGGACGTGCAGGAGAGCGATCGCGCTTTTGTCTATCACGTGGTGGAAGTTAACGACGCCCTGCGAGAAGGGTATCAATGTGCGGAAAGTGCTGCTTGTATTGCTCCCATTCGGCAACAGCTAAAGCGATCTGAACAAGACACTAATGAAACTAACTATATAAATTCAATGGAGAGTATGGGTTTAAGTTCGGATATCAGAGCACAGGTACGTTCCTTGTTGTCTCAAGGCTATACCATCGGTGCGGAACACGCAGACAAGCGCCGCTTCAAGACTAGCTCTTGGCTCACCTGCGGCACGATTTCAGGTAAGCGCGAAGACCAAGTTATGCAAGAGTTGAATGCTTACCTAAACGAGTATGAAGACGAGTACGTGCGCTTGATCGGTATCGATCCCAAAGCCAAGCGGCGCGTATTAGAGATGATTATTCAACGCCCTGGAGATGCGCCCGCTCCCGTTGCTAGCGCTAAAACAACCAGTTACAAGGCGGCAACTAACGGAACGGCCGTCAGATCGGGGGACGGCAACGGAAGTATCAGCGGCGATATAGCGTCTCACGTGCGATCGCTACTTAACCAAGGCTACAAAATCGGCACTGAATT
It includes:
- a CDS encoding EutN/CcmL family microcompartment protein, with product MQIAKVRGTVVSTQKTRSLTGMKLLLLQFIDADGQLLPKYEVAGDTVGAGIDEWVLVSRGGAARIESDCESRPLDAMVVGIIDTITVENRLLYSKKDEYRRLALGAQ
- a CDS encoding ribulose bisphosphate carboxylase small subunit; translated protein: MVVRTKAAPPTPWSKSLAEPQIDESAYVHSFSNLIGDVKVNANVLIAPGTSIRADEGTPFYIGEGTNIQDGVVIHGLEKGRVVGDDGREYSVWIGKQACITHMALIHGPAYVGDRCFIGFRSTVFNARVGEGCIVMMHALIQDVEIPPGKYVPSGATIVNQQQADRLPDVQESDRAFVYHVVEVNDALREGYQCAESAACIAPIRQQLKRSEQDTNETNYINSMESMGLSSDIRAQVRSLLSQGYTIGAEHADKRRFKTSSWLTCGTISGKREDQVMQELNAYLNEYEDEYVRLIGIDPKAKRRVLEMIIQRPGDAPAPVASAKTTSYKAATNGTAVRSGDGNGSISGDIASHVRSLLNQGYKIGTEFADQRRFKTGSWLTGSTIDARQESEAIRALQATMSEHEGEYVRLVGIDPNAKRRVLELIIQRPGETASISSNGSSVRGASNGTKAGVATSNGGLSAEAIAQIRSLLMQGYKIGTEHADKRRFRTSSWQSCAPIESNRESEVIAALEACLSEHQGEYVRLLGIDPKAKRRVLETIIQRPGDSAQNGYNSTTAASTSSDSSYSTSNSANVKVSSSLDAETISQVRSLLMQGYKIGTEHADKRRFRTSSWQSCAPIESNRESEVVAALEACLSEHQGEYVRLIGIDPKAKRRVLETVIQRP
- a CDS encoding carbon dioxide-concentrating mechanism protein CcmK — its product is MSIAVGMVETLGFPAVVEAADAMVKAARVTLVGYEKIGSGRVTVIVRGDVSEVQASVSAGIQNAKRVRGGEVLSHHIIARPHENLEYVLPIRYTEAVEQFRESVNPQPLRRV
- a CDS encoding carbon dioxide-concentrating mechanism protein CcmK, translating into MPIAVGMIETLGFPAVVEAADAMVKAARVTLVGYEKIGSGRVTVIVRGDVSEVQASVSAGIDAANRVNGGQVLSTHIIARPHENLEYVLPIRYTEEVEQFRTY